The Corynebacterium poyangense genome includes a window with the following:
- a CDS encoding 16S rRNA (uracil(1498)-N(3))-methyltransferase, with the protein MTRATYVIEDLAEQLSQPHSLTLRGAEGRHAVTVKRVQPGEELLVISGQGIWAEVCVERILAKDQALLQVQRQGEVRPPRPQVRVVHAIPKSERAELAVDLSTQAGADVIIPWQAEHCVAKWVGAKKIERSLEKWQQAAKAAAKQARRRIIPTVTEPCDTSDLVQLIRQIQDQGGQAFLLDGEADSRLIDEDFDLDEVIIIIGPEGGISPREQEQLQDAGAKTVRLGPEVLRTASAGMVALAAIGSRSQRW; encoded by the coding sequence ATGACCCGTGCGACCTACGTGATTGAGGATCTAGCTGAGCAGCTGAGCCAACCTCACTCCCTGACTCTGCGCGGGGCAGAGGGGCGCCACGCGGTGACTGTCAAACGCGTTCAGCCTGGTGAGGAACTGCTGGTTATTTCTGGACAAGGAATCTGGGCAGAAGTATGCGTCGAACGTATCCTTGCTAAGGATCAAGCGTTGCTCCAGGTTCAGCGCCAAGGCGAGGTACGCCCACCACGGCCACAGGTTAGGGTGGTGCACGCCATCCCTAAATCGGAGCGAGCAGAACTAGCAGTAGATTTATCTACCCAAGCCGGTGCAGATGTGATTATTCCGTGGCAAGCCGAGCACTGTGTGGCGAAATGGGTGGGAGCGAAAAAAATCGAGCGTTCCCTTGAAAAATGGCAGCAAGCAGCAAAAGCGGCGGCAAAGCAGGCTCGACGCCGGATCATCCCCACCGTAACCGAGCCATGTGACACATCGGATTTGGTGCAGCTGATTCGGCAGATACAAGATCAAGGTGGTCAAGCCTTTTTGCTGGATGGAGAGGCTGACTCCCGACTCATTGATGAAGATTTTGATCTCGATGAGGTGATCATCATTATCGGGCCGGAAGGTGGAATCAGCCCACGAGAACAGGAACAACTTCAGGACGCCGGGGCAAAGACGGTCCGACTAGGCCCGGAGGTCTTAAGAACTGCCAGCGCAGGAATGGTTGCTCTTGCTGCCATCGGATCTCGCAGTCAGCGCTGGTAA
- a CDS encoding PhoH family protein has product MDVVTRMVDVGEDTAPEVAGVHDAHLKIIAEFTGVDCRARGNQVVVRGPSAQVAHAVRALKELAGLAQRRHVLSPDTVRSTLNLVASEKPKSVQETLGEEIIARRGKIIRPKSAGQKDYVSAIDDYTIVFGVGPAGTGKTYLAMAKAVQALKAKEVSRIILTRPAVEAGEKLGFLPGSLNEKIDPYLRPLHDALRDMVEPEVIPRLMESGIIEVAPLAYMRGRTLNDAFVILDEAQNTTPAQMKMFLTRLGFGSTMVVTGDITQVDLPRGQLSGLRVARRILGSVEGIYFAELGSEDVVRHNLVSRIIDAYDQHDRHEAERELAAGREHA; this is encoded by the coding sequence ATGGATGTGGTGACCCGGATGGTGGATGTCGGGGAGGACACCGCACCCGAGGTAGCTGGCGTCCATGATGCTCACCTGAAGATCATCGCTGAGTTCACCGGAGTCGATTGTCGAGCCCGAGGTAATCAAGTAGTTGTGCGTGGGCCAAGCGCCCAGGTGGCTCATGCTGTTCGGGCACTGAAAGAATTGGCTGGTCTTGCTCAGCGCCGGCACGTTTTGAGCCCAGATACCGTGCGGAGCACCTTGAATTTGGTGGCCAGCGAAAAACCGAAATCAGTGCAAGAAACCTTGGGAGAAGAGATTATTGCCCGGAGAGGCAAAATCATTCGCCCTAAAAGCGCTGGCCAAAAAGACTATGTATCGGCGATTGATGACTACACCATCGTGTTTGGGGTGGGCCCCGCTGGCACCGGGAAAACCTATTTGGCTATGGCAAAGGCTGTGCAGGCCTTAAAAGCGAAGGAAGTGTCTCGGATTATTCTGACTCGCCCTGCTGTAGAAGCCGGTGAGAAACTGGGGTTTTTACCGGGGAGTCTTAATGAGAAGATTGACCCCTATCTGCGTCCGCTCCATGACGCTTTGCGGGACATGGTGGAACCAGAAGTTATCCCTCGGCTCATGGAGTCAGGGATTATCGAGGTAGCACCCTTAGCGTATATGCGCGGGCGCACCCTGAATGATGCTTTTGTGATTCTTGATGAAGCCCAAAATACTACTCCCGCGCAGATGAAGATGTTTTTAACGCGTTTGGGTTTTGGCTCCACAATGGTGGTCACCGGCGACATCACTCAGGTAGATCTTCCGCGTGGTCAGTTATCTGGACTGCGAGTGGCACGTCGCATCTTGGGCTCAGTTGAAGGGATTTACTTTGCTGAATTAGGCAGTGAAGACGTAGTCCGTCACAACCTGGTAAGCCGCATTATTGATGCCTATGACCAGCATGACCGTCACGAAGCAGAGCGCGAGCTAGCTGCAGGAAGAGAGCACGCCTGA